One window from the genome of Breoghania sp. L-A4 encodes:
- a CDS encoding glutathione S-transferase family protein, giving the protein MPVVLYDLCGADEARRFSPYCWRVKMALAHKHLGVEERATPFTKIREMVGGVSSTVPVISDEDRTISDSWDIAVYLEETYPDRPSLFGGEGGRAAAKFVESWVNTTVHFALGNLVMKDIHDILGPDDQAYFRESREKRFGTTLESLHEGREARLDTFRKALQPVRQMLKNQPWFGGDAPLFADYILFGTLQWPRVVSSFRLLEDDDPVTEWFGRCLELHNHLGHKTPAAA; this is encoded by the coding sequence ATGCCCGTTGTACTTTACGACTTGTGCGGGGCCGACGAGGCCCGGCGGTTCAGCCCTTATTGCTGGCGCGTGAAAATGGCCCTGGCGCACAAGCATCTCGGCGTCGAGGAGCGGGCGACCCCGTTCACGAAGATCCGCGAGATGGTCGGCGGCGTGTCCTCGACCGTGCCGGTGATCTCGGACGAGGACCGCACGATCAGCGACAGCTGGGATATCGCGGTCTATCTGGAGGAAACCTATCCCGACCGGCCGTCGCTGTTCGGCGGCGAGGGTGGCCGGGCGGCCGCGAAATTCGTCGAGAGCTGGGTCAACACCACGGTGCACTTCGCGCTCGGCAATCTGGTGATGAAGGACATTCACGATATTCTGGGGCCGGACGACCAGGCGTATTTCCGCGAGAGCCGCGAAAAACGCTTCGGCACCACACTGGAATCCCTGCACGAGGGCCGCGAGGCGCGGCTGGACACCTTCCGCAAGGCGCTGCAGCCGGTGCGCCAGATGTTGAAGAACCAGCCGTGGTTCGGTGGCGACGCGCCGCTGTTCGCCGACTACATCCTCTTTGGCACGCTGCAGTGGCCGCGCGTGGTGAGTTCCTTCCGGTTGCTCGAAGACGACGATCCGGTGACGGAATGGTTCGGCCGTTGCCTTGAGCTGCACAATCATCTGGGGCACAAGACGCCGGCGGCGGCTTGA
- the purN gene encoding phosphoribosylglycinamide formyltransferase, producing MSARGKKRVAILISGRGSNMVALLDAARDPAFPADIVLVASNRPDAAGLAHAKTAGIPTVSIDHTAYGRDRAAFDAAMNAVLVEHDVELVCLAGFLRLLTPGFVEAWSGRMINVHPALLPSFKGLDTHARALEAGVKIHGATVHFVSSEMDAGAIIVQGAVPVLDADTEDALAARVLAVEHAIYPMALGWVASGRARLNGQRVTLEAQAAVTAGTLIWPAG from the coding sequence GTGAGCGCGCGCGGCAAGAAGCGCGTCGCCATTCTGATTTCGGGCCGCGGCTCGAACATGGTGGCGCTGCTGGACGCCGCGCGCGACCCGGCCTTCCCGGCCGACATCGTTCTTGTCGCCTCCAACCGTCCCGATGCGGCGGGACTGGCGCACGCCAAAACGGCCGGCATCCCGACCGTATCCATCGACCACACGGCGTACGGCAGGGACCGCGCCGCCTTTGACGCCGCCATGAACGCGGTGCTCGTCGAGCATGACGTGGAGCTTGTGTGTCTCGCCGGCTTCCTGCGGCTGCTGACGCCGGGCTTCGTCGAGGCGTGGTCAGGGCGCATGATCAACGTCCACCCGGCGCTGCTGCCGTCCTTCAAGGGTCTGGATACCCATGCGCGGGCGCTTGAGGCCGGCGTCAAGATCCACGGCGCCACGGTTCATTTCGTTTCAAGTGAAATGGATGCCGGCGCCATCATCGTGCAGGGCGCGGTGCCGGTTCTCGATGCCGACACCGAAGACGCCCTCGCCGCCCGCGTTCTGGCCGTCGAGCATGCGATCTACCCGATGGCGCTCGGCTGGGTGGCCTCGGGCCGCGCGCGCCTCAATGGCCAGCGCGTGACGCTTGAAGCGCAGGCGGCGGTGACGGCGGGGACGCTCATCTGGCCCGCCGGCTGA
- the ndk gene encoding nucleoside-diphosphate kinase: MAIERTFSMIKPDATKRNITGKIIDRLESAGLSVVAQKRVWMSLREAEGFYAEHKARPFFGELTEFMSSGPTIVQVLEGENAVAKNREIMGATNPADADEGTIRKDFALSIGENSVHGSDAVETAAREIGYWFSETEIVG; this comes from the coding sequence ATGGCCATCGAACGCACCTTCTCGATGATCAAGCCGGACGCCACCAAGCGCAACATCACCGGCAAGATCATCGACCGTCTGGAATCCGCAGGCCTCTCCGTCGTCGCGCAGAAGCGCGTGTGGATGTCGCTGCGCGAGGCCGAAGGCTTCTACGCCGAGCACAAGGCGCGCCCGTTCTTCGGCGAGCTGACCGAATTCATGTCCTCGGGCCCGACCATCGTTCAGGTTCTCGAAGGCGAGAACGCCGTTGCCAAGAACCGCGAGATCATGGGCGCCACCAACCCGGCCGACGCCGATGAGGGCACCATCCGCAAGGATTTCGCCCTGTCGATCGGCGAGAACTCGGTGCACGGCTCCGACGCCGTTGAAACCGCGGCCCGCGAGATCGGCTACTGGTTCTCCGAGACCGAGATCGTCGGCTGA
- a CDS encoding molybdopterin oxidoreductase family protein, whose protein sequence is MNKPVYPLTRASACPHDCPSTCALEVDVLGPSTIGRVRGAADNAYTDGVICAKVARYADRTHHPDRLTRPLRRVGEGRFEPMSWDDALDLVAEKFLKAEQALGSETVWPYHYAGTMGLVQRDSIHRLRHTKRYSGQFDTICTNNAWTGYIAGTGLLAGPDPREMALADCVVIWGTNAVSTQINVMTHAVKARKSRGAKIVVIDVYNTGTMKQADMGLVLKPGTDAALACAAMHVLFRDGLADWDYLRRYTDCPDDLAEHVKSRTPEWAAAITGLSVAEIEAFAHLVGNTKRSYFRLGYGFTRSRNGTVSMHAAASIACVTGCWQYEGGGAFHNNGAIYKLDKRMIEAPERRDPSVRLLDQSRIGAILCSEPEALEGGPPVTAMLVQNTNPVSVAPEQEKVKRGFARDDLFVCVHEQFMTETAAMADVVLPATSFVEHDDIYKGGGHQYLQLGPKLIDGPGEARENLFVLNELMTRLGVEHPGNALSAREHIDWMLKASGYGDWDTLERDRWLDLQPEFRQAHYLDGFGHADKKFHFRPDWTKTPAPNDGAKGPWSDMPELPDFWPVIEDSDATHPFRLVTAPARSFLNSTFNETEGSRKKEGRPEVLLHPDEAARIGVGEGDAIRMGNERGAVRLHARIFDGVLPGVVVSEGIWPNSAFVDGRGINTLTGADPTAPYGGAAFHDSHVWIRLD, encoded by the coding sequence ATGAACAAGCCCGTCTATCCGCTCACCCGCGCGTCGGCCTGTCCGCACGACTGTCCGTCGACCTGCGCGCTCGAAGTCGACGTGCTGGGGCCGTCCACCATCGGCCGGGTCCGGGGCGCCGCCGACAACGCCTATACCGACGGGGTGATCTGCGCCAAGGTCGCGCGCTATGCGGACCGCACCCATCACCCTGACAGGCTGACGCGGCCGCTGCGCCGCGTGGGCGAGGGGCGGTTCGAGCCGATGTCCTGGGATGATGCGCTGGACCTGGTGGCCGAGAAATTCCTGAAAGCGGAACAGGCCCTGGGATCGGAGACGGTGTGGCCCTATCACTATGCCGGCACCATGGGGCTGGTGCAGCGCGACAGCATTCATCGCCTGCGCCATACCAAGCGTTACAGCGGCCAGTTCGACACCATCTGCACCAACAATGCCTGGACGGGCTATATCGCCGGCACGGGCCTGCTCGCGGGCCCGGATCCGCGCGAAATGGCGCTGGCGGACTGCGTGGTGATTTGGGGGACGAACGCGGTCTCCACCCAGATCAACGTGATGACCCACGCGGTGAAGGCGCGCAAATCCCGCGGCGCGAAGATCGTGGTCATCGACGTCTACAACACCGGCACCATGAAACAGGCGGACATGGGGCTGGTGCTCAAGCCGGGCACCGACGCGGCGCTGGCCTGCGCCGCGATGCATGTGCTGTTTCGCGATGGGCTGGCCGACTGGGACTATTTGCGCCGCTACACTGATTGCCCGGATGATCTGGCGGAGCACGTCAAAAGCCGCACGCCGGAATGGGCGGCCGCGATCACCGGGCTTTCGGTCGCCGAGATCGAGGCCTTCGCGCATCTGGTGGGCAATACCAAACGCAGCTATTTCCGCCTGGGCTATGGGTTCACGCGTTCGCGCAACGGCACCGTGTCGATGCACGCGGCGGCGTCGATCGCCTGCGTCACCGGCTGCTGGCAATACGAGGGCGGCGGCGCGTTCCACAACAACGGCGCAATCTACAAGCTCGACAAGCGGATGATCGAGGCGCCCGAGCGGCGCGATCCGTCCGTGCGCCTGCTCGATCAGTCGCGCATCGGCGCGATCCTGTGCAGCGAGCCGGAGGCGCTGGAGGGCGGGCCGCCGGTGACCGCCATGCTGGTGCAGAACACCAATCCGGTGTCGGTGGCGCCCGAGCAGGAAAAGGTGAAGCGGGGCTTTGCGCGTGACGATCTGTTCGTTTGCGTGCATGAGCAGTTCATGACCGAGACCGCCGCCATGGCTGACGTCGTGCTGCCGGCGACGAGCTTTGTCGAACATGACGACATCTACAAGGGCGGCGGCCACCAGTATCTGCAACTCGGGCCGAAGCTGATCGACGGCCCCGGCGAGGCGCGGGAAAACCTTTTCGTTCTCAATGAACTGATGACGCGGTTGGGTGTCGAGCATCCAGGCAACGCATTGAGCGCGCGCGAGCACATCGACTGGATGTTGAAGGCGTCGGGCTATGGGGATTGGGACACGCTGGAACGCGACCGCTGGCTCGATCTGCAGCCGGAATTCCGGCAGGCGCATTATCTCGACGGTTTCGGCCATGCGGACAAGAAGTTCCATTTCCGGCCGGACTGGACGAAGACGCCCGCGCCCAACGACGGCGCCAAGGGACCGTGGAGCGATATGCCCGAATTGCCGGACTTCTGGCCGGTGATCGAGGACAGCGACGCGACGCATCCCTTCCGGCTGGTGACCGCGCCCGCGCGCTCCTTCCTCAATTCCACGTTCAACGAAACGGAAGGCTCAAGGAAGAAGGAAGGCCGGCCGGAGGTGCTGCTGCATCCCGATGAAGCCGCGCGCATCGGCGTGGGCGAGGGGGACGCCATACGGATGGGCAACGAACGCGGCGCGGTGCGGTTGCATGCCCGTATTTTTGACGGTGTTCTGCCCGGTGTGGTGGTCTCGGAAGGCATCTGGCCGAATTCGGCCTTTGTCGACGGGCGGGGAATCAATACGCTGACAGGCGCCGATCCGACCGCGCCCTATGGCGGCGCCGCGTTTCACGACAGTCACGTGTGGATCCGGCTTGATTGA
- a CDS encoding cyclase family protein produces the protein MCVPGCQEAVVARLSRRGFFKGAGAAAATAATFQAFAPPARAAPASFSRAVDLTHRLVENFPTYFGGNQIEFEKMFSFEEDGFNVNRWHLVEHTGTHMDAPLHFSKDGASAADVPVDQLVLPLAVIDVKAQAAADPDYQVSAQDLLDWETANGPLPQGGCVAMNSGWDQFAGNEKFRNADADGKMHFPGFALEATELLMERGVTGMAVDTLSLDYGLSTDFVTHYAWLPSGRWGMEAVANLDQVPATGATLVVGAPKIAGASGGPSRLIALV, from the coding sequence ATGTGTGTTCCGGGTTGCCAGGAAGCGGTTGTCGCGCGGTTGTCGCGCCGCGGATTTTTCAAGGGCGCGGGTGCGGCTGCCGCAACCGCCGCCACGTTCCAGGCCTTTGCGCCGCCGGCGCGCGCGGCCCCCGCCAGTTTCAGCCGTGCCGTCGACCTGACGCACCGGCTGGTGGAGAATTTTCCCACCTATTTCGGCGGCAACCAGATCGAATTCGAAAAGATGTTTTCTTTTGAGGAGGACGGGTTCAACGTCAACCGCTGGCATCTGGTCGAGCACACCGGCACCCACATGGACGCGCCGCTGCATTTCTCCAAGGACGGGGCGTCGGCGGCCGACGTGCCGGTCGACCAGCTCGTGCTGCCGCTCGCCGTTATCGACGTGAAGGCACAGGCCGCCGCAGACCCGGACTATCAGGTAAGTGCGCAGGATCTTTTGGACTGGGAGACAGCCAACGGTCCATTGCCGCAGGGCGGCTGCGTGGCGATGAACTCCGGCTGGGATCAATTCGCTGGAAACGAAAAGTTCCGCAACGCCGATGCCGACGGCAAGATGCATTTCCCCGGCTTTGCTCTGGAAGCAACCGAATTGCTGATGGAACGCGGCGTCACCGGCATGGCGGTGGACACGCTGTCGCTCGACTATGGATTGTCGACCGATTTCGTCACCCACTACGCCTGGCTGCCGTCCGGGCGCTGGGGCATGGAAGCGGTCGCCAACCTTGATCAGGTGCCGGCGACGGGCGCGACACTGGTGGTCGGCGCCCCAAAAATCGCCGGCGCCAGCGGCGGCCCCAGCCGGCTGATCGCGCTGGTTTAG
- a CDS encoding DinB family protein: MKAFVTMMAGYNAWANTRLYAAVETLSEAQYFEDRGAFFGSLHGTLNHILVGDHIWMHRFTGDGPLPAQLDTVLHDTLTALRAAREAEDARIIAYTNGLSEADLRHTFTYTPVTSPEPVTQPLAPALAHLFNHQTHHRGQAHGMLSQLSVDPPSLDLIRYQRERGVGMG; the protein is encoded by the coding sequence ATGAAAGCTTTTGTCACGATGATGGCTGGCTACAACGCCTGGGCCAACACCCGGCTTTATGCAGCCGTGGAGACATTGTCCGAAGCACAGTATTTTGAGGATCGCGGCGCCTTCTTCGGCTCGCTGCATGGCACGCTGAACCATATCTTGGTCGGCGACCACATATGGATGCACCGCTTCACCGGAGACGGCCCTCTTCCGGCGCAGCTCGACACCGTCCTGCACGACACATTGACGGCCCTGCGCGCCGCCCGCGAGGCCGAGGACGCGCGGATCATCGCCTACACCAACGGCCTCTCGGAGGCGGATCTGCGCCACACCTTCACCTACACGCCGGTCACCAGCCCCGAGCCCGTGACCCAGCCGCTGGCGCCCGCGCTGGCGCATCTGTTCAACCACCAAACCCATCACCGCGGCCAGGCGCACGGAATGCTCAGCCAACTCAGTGTCGACCCGCCGTCGCTGGACTTGATCCGGTATCAGCGCGAGAGGGGCGTGGGGATGGGGTGA
- a CDS encoding CDP-alcohol phosphatidyltransferase family protein → MTVPNLISLFRLFLVPLIVWLIIEHNLLWAFWVFVIAGASDAVDGLIARHLGGASELGAYLDPLADKALLVTIYVCLAIVGELPAWLVIAVVSRDILIVGAVILSWTLARPVTIRPLMVSKANTVAQIVLASMVLGSHAFAVPLGATKVLMVGLTGLLTVISTGAYLMEWIRHMAAEPHR, encoded by the coding sequence ATGACGGTTCCCAATCTGATCTCTCTGTTCCGGCTCTTTTTGGTGCCGCTGATCGTCTGGCTGATCATCGAACACAATCTGCTGTGGGCCTTCTGGGTGTTCGTGATCGCCGGCGCATCGGACGCGGTCGACGGGCTGATCGCGCGGCATCTGGGCGGGGCGTCGGAACTCGGCGCCTATCTCGATCCGCTCGCCGACAAGGCGTTGCTGGTGACCATCTATGTCTGTCTGGCGATTGTCGGAGAATTGCCCGCCTGGCTGGTGATTGCGGTGGTCAGCCGCGATATCCTGATCGTCGGCGCGGTGATTTTGTCGTGGACATTGGCCCGTCCCGTCACAATCCGGCCGCTTATGGTCTCGAAAGCCAACACGGTCGCGCAGATCGTGCTGGCGAGCATGGTGTTGGGCTCGCATGCCTTCGCGGTGCCGCTCGGAGCGACGAAGGTGTTGATGGTCGGATTGACCGGGCTGTTGACGGTGATCTCCACCGGGGCCTATCTCATGGAGTGGATTCGCCACATGGCGGCGGAACCGCACCGGTGA
- the purM gene encoding phosphoribosylformylglycinamidine cyclo-ligase, which yields MSDKSAGADGGLTYAQSGVDIDAGNALVKKIAPFVKATARPGADSDIGGFGGLFDLKAAGFVDPILVAANDGVGTKLKIAIETGIHDTVGIDLVAMCVNDLIVQGAEPLFFLDYFACGRLDVEAAASIVQGIAKGCTISGSALIGGETAEMPGMYADGDYDLAGFSVGAVERGALLPRPDIGPGDVILGLASNGVHSNGFSLVRHIVEASGLGWDAPAPFDESKTLGRALLEPTRIYVKPLLATLNKTVGIKALAHITGGGLPENLPRVLPKTATARIDLGALPKVPVFNWLASTGNVAEPEMLRTFNCGIGMVVVVAADAADEVTRLLTAEGETVVRLGEMVERADEPVVFTGTTGFNA from the coding sequence ATGAGCGACAAAAGCGCGGGCGCCGACGGCGGCCTGACCTATGCGCAATCAGGCGTCGACATCGACGCCGGCAACGCCCTCGTCAAGAAAATAGCCCCCTTTGTGAAGGCGACGGCGCGGCCGGGTGCGGACAGCGACATCGGTGGCTTCGGCGGATTGTTCGACCTGAAGGCCGCGGGCTTTGTCGATCCGATCCTGGTCGCGGCCAACGATGGCGTCGGCACCAAGCTGAAGATCGCGATCGAGACCGGCATTCACGACACCGTCGGCATCGATCTTGTCGCCATGTGCGTCAACGATCTCATAGTACAGGGTGCCGAGCCGCTGTTTTTCCTGGATTACTTCGCCTGCGGCCGGCTCGACGTCGAGGCGGCGGCGAGCATCGTCCAGGGCATCGCCAAGGGCTGCACGATCTCCGGCTCGGCGCTGATCGGTGGCGAGACGGCGGAGATGCCCGGCATGTATGCCGATGGCGACTATGATCTCGCCGGATTCTCCGTCGGCGCCGTGGAGCGCGGCGCGCTGCTGCCGCGCCCCGATATCGGCCCGGGCGACGTCATTCTGGGTCTGGCCTCCAACGGCGTGCATTCCAACGGCTTCTCGCTGGTGCGCCATATTGTCGAAGCCTCCGGCCTTGGCTGGGACGCACCCGCCCCCTTCGACGAGAGCAAGACGCTGGGCCGCGCGCTGCTGGAGCCCACCCGGATCTACGTCAAGCCGCTGCTGGCCACCCTGAACAAGACCGTTGGCATCAAGGCGCTGGCGCATATCACCGGCGGCGGCCTGCCGGAAAACCTGCCCCGCGTATTGCCGAAAACGGCAACGGCACGCATCGATCTCGGCGCGCTGCCGAAGGTTCCCGTGTTCAACTGGCTGGCGTCGACAGGCAATGTGGCCGAACCTGAAATGCTGCGCACCTTCAACTGCGGCATCGGCATGGTCGTTGTCGTCGCGGCCGACGCGGCCGATGAAGTCACCCGGCTGCTCACGGCTGAAGGCGAGACGGTCGTCCGCCTCGGCGAGATGGTCGAGCGCGCCGATGAGCCCGTGGTCTTCACGGGCACGACGGGTTTCAACGCGTGA
- a CDS encoding DUF3291 domain-containing protein, whose product MQPRIALYTFGQFRLPADDPANDGFHARNDANLAAAEAADGFMARSGYADEPGPDVWGEQVYPRFHVERGDGWAPSTLSLWRDLASPMAFAYAGIHAEAMRHGRDWFDKPAWPPLVLWWVAGDHTPEWAEAVIRHEHLHDHGPSVHAFTFKAPFDANGHRCQVDREAVKRLMRANADRHAAAGRASAEISA is encoded by the coding sequence ATGCAGCCACGCATTGCCCTCTACACCTTCGGCCAGTTCCGCCTGCCCGCCGACGATCCGGCAAATGACGGTTTCCACGCGCGCAACGACGCGAACCTGGCCGCCGCTGAGGCCGCGGACGGATTCATGGCGCGGTCCGGCTACGCCGATGAGCCGGGTCCGGACGTCTGGGGCGAGCAGGTCTATCCGCGCTTTCATGTCGAGCGCGGCGACGGCTGGGCGCCGTCCACCCTGTCGCTGTGGCGCGACCTCGCCTCACCGATGGCCTTCGCCTATGCCGGCATTCACGCCGAGGCGATGCGCCATGGCCGCGACTGGTTCGACAAACCGGCCTGGCCGCCGCTGGTGCTGTGGTGGGTGGCGGGCGATCACACGCCGGAGTGGGCCGAAGCGGTCATCCGCCACGAGCACCTGCATGACCACGGGCCGAGCGTCCATGCCTTCACCTTCAAGGCACCTTTCGACGCGAACGGCCATCGTTGCCAGGTCGATCGCGAGGCGGTGAAACGGTTGATGCGCGCGAACGCCGACCGCCATGCCGCCGCGGGTCGAGCTTCGGCCGAAATCAGCGCATGA
- a CDS encoding ABC-F family ATP-binding cassette domain-containing protein — protein MLHVNELTYRIAGRTLLDQASVVVPEGAKVGLVGRNGTGKSTLFGLITGDLSPESGSLTVRRNARVGQVAQEAPGSDISLIDVVLAADTERSALLAEAETATDPHRIGEIHMRLADIDSHTAEARAGSILHGLGFSAAAQQQPCSAFSGGWRMRVALAAVLFSEPDLLLLDEPTNYLDLEGTLWLETYIARYPYTVLLISHDRDLLNKAVDTIVHLDQLKLTSYRGGYDNFERQRRENMAVQEKHREKQETQRKHMEAFVNRFRAKASKARQAQSRLKMLERMEPIQAAANDMRQPISFPEPKVVPAPPLIALEGASVGYDGKPVLKNLNLRLDPDDRIALLGANGNGKSTFAKLLAGRLELISGHMARANKMKIAYFAQHQLDELVPEHSPVQHVRARMPGEPEGKVRGRVARFGLPTDRMETAAKDLSGGEKARLLLGLATFDGPNLLILDEPTNHLDIDSREALVFALNDYQGAVILISHDRHLVEASADRLWLVADGTVTNYDGDMEEYRKMILQGGKGADRAGEMDKQQRGSAQDRRRGAAEKRAQLAPLRKQIQAAERKVEKLQGDIKRFDRLLADPELYARDPLKATQLAKRKADTEKALARAEEDWLGMTSQYEEATAAE, from the coding sequence ATGCTGCATGTCAACGAACTCACATACCGGATTGCCGGCCGTACCCTGCTTGACCAGGCCTCCGTCGTCGTGCCCGAGGGCGCGAAGGTCGGCTTGGTCGGTCGCAATGGCACGGGCAAATCAACGCTTTTCGGCCTGATCACCGGCGATCTGTCGCCGGAATCCGGCTCGCTCACGGTGCGCCGCAACGCGCGCGTCGGCCAGGTGGCCCAGGAAGCGCCCGGATCGGACATCTCCCTGATCGACGTGGTGCTGGCCGCCGACACCGAGCGCTCGGCGCTGCTGGCGGAAGCGGAGACCGCGACCGACCCGCACCGCATCGGCGAGATCCACATGCGGCTGGCCGACATCGACTCGCACACGGCGGAAGCGCGCGCCGGCTCGATCCTTCACGGGCTCGGCTTTTCGGCCGCCGCCCAGCAGCAACCCTGCTCTGCGTTTTCCGGCGGCTGGCGGATGCGCGTGGCGCTCGCCGCCGTGCTGTTCTCCGAGCCCGACCTGCTGCTGCTGGATGAGCCGACCAACTATCTCGATCTGGAAGGCACGCTGTGGCTGGAAACCTACATCGCGCGCTATCCCTACACCGTGCTGCTGATCTCGCATGACCGCGACCTGCTCAACAAGGCGGTGGACACCATCGTGCATCTGGACCAGCTCAAGCTGACGTCCTATCGCGGCGGCTACGACAATTTCGAGCGCCAGCGTCGCGAGAACATGGCGGTGCAGGAAAAGCATCGCGAGAAGCAGGAAACCCAGCGCAAGCATATGGAAGCGTTCGTCAATCGCTTCCGCGCCAAGGCGTCCAAGGCGCGCCAGGCGCAGTCGCGGCTGAAGATGCTCGAGCGCATGGAGCCGATCCAGGCGGCGGCCAACGACATGCGCCAGCCGATCTCCTTCCCGGAGCCCAAGGTGGTCCCCGCCCCGCCGCTGATCGCGCTCGAGGGCGCAAGCGTCGGCTATGATGGCAAGCCGGTGCTCAAGAACCTGAACCTGCGGCTGGACCCGGACGACCGGATCGCGCTGCTCGGCGCCAACGGCAACGGCAAGTCCACCTTCGCAAAGCTTCTGGCCGGGCGGCTGGAGCTGATTTCCGGCCATATGGCGCGGGCCAACAAGATGAAGATCGCCTATTTCGCCCAGCACCAGCTGGACGAACTGGTGCCCGAACACTCGCCGGTGCAGCACGTGCGCGCCCGCATGCCGGGCGAGCCGGAAGGCAAGGTGCGCGGCCGCGTCGCCCGCTTCGGTCTGCCGACCGACCGCATGGAAACCGCCGCCAAGGATCTCTCCGGCGGCGAAAAGGCGAGACTTTTGCTGGGCTTGGCCACGTTCGACGGACCCAACCTGCTGATCCTCGACGAGCCGACCAACCATCTGGACATCGACAGCCGCGAAGCGCTGGTCTTCGCGCTCAACGATTATCAGGGCGCGGTGATCCTGATCTCGCATGACCGGCATCTGGTGGAGGCGTCGGCCGACCGGCTGTGGCTGGTGGCCGACGGCACCGTAACCAATTACGACGGCGATATGGAAGAGTATCGCAAGATGATCCTGCAAGGCGGCAAGGGCGCCGACCGGGCCGGCGAAATGGACAAGCAGCAGCGCGGTTCGGCCCAGGACCGGCGCCGGGGGGCGGCGGAAAAGCGCGCCCAGCTGGCGCCATTGCGCAAGCAGATCCAGGCGGCGGAACGCAAGGTGGAGAAGCTGCAGGGCGACATCAAGCGCTTTGACAGGCTGCTCGCGGACCCGGAACTTTATGCCCGCGATCCGCTGAAGGCGACGCAACTCGCCAAGCGCAAGGCCGACACCGAGAAGGCCCTGGCCAGGGCCGAGGAAGACTGGCTCGGCATGACGTCTCAATACGAAGAGGCCACGGCGGCCGAATAG
- a CDS encoding YHYH protein → MFRKICATASIVLLSGGAWAHDDDASLGGEHPVHPPSALELLGQALVPDAEAAATITVRGNTRVISANGLPDHKTGRFPNRNNPNSIRRQNYQFTVPARPRKSGRTTQLVRQPFGVALNGVLFDPGTAEFWNNDPRSGWNYEAIGGPLNLGLDRNNAHVQPNGAYHYHGIPVGLLAHYSSASAPVLVGYAADGFPIYGPYGYANPDRPSGKLVKLRSSYRLKGAPAAAGRGDDPTARLRRILPMPRAAAISMTATAVPASRRNIPRVPITM, encoded by the coding sequence ATGTTTCGGAAAATCTGCGCGACCGCATCGATTGTCCTTTTGAGCGGCGGCGCCTGGGCGCATGACGACGACGCCTCACTCGGTGGCGAGCATCCCGTTCATCCGCCAAGCGCGCTCGAGTTGCTGGGCCAGGCGCTGGTCCCCGATGCCGAGGCCGCGGCGACAATCACGGTGCGCGGCAACACGCGGGTGATTTCCGCGAATGGGCTGCCCGATCACAAGACAGGCCGCTTTCCCAACCGCAACAATCCCAACAGCATCCGGCGGCAGAACTATCAGTTCACGGTGCCGGCCAGGCCGCGCAAGAGCGGGCGCACGACGCAGCTCGTGCGGCAGCCCTTCGGCGTGGCGCTGAACGGCGTGCTGTTCGATCCCGGCACGGCGGAATTCTGGAACAACGATCCAAGATCGGGCTGGAATTACGAGGCGATCGGCGGGCCGCTCAATCTGGGGCTGGACCGCAACAACGCCCATGTGCAGCCCAACGGCGCCTATCACTACCACGGCATCCCGGTCGGCCTGCTGGCGCATTATTCCTCCGCCTCCGCGCCCGTTCTGGTCGGCTATGCGGCGGACGGATTTCCGATCTACGGCCCCTACGGCTACGCCAATCCGGACAGGCCCAGCGGCAAGCTGGTCAAGCTGCGCTCCAGTTACCGGTTGAAGGGGGCACCCGCCGCGGCGGGCCGGGGGGACGACCCGACGGCTCGTTTACGCAGGATTTTGCCTATGCCAAGGGCAGCGGCGATCTCGATGACTGCAACGGCCGTACCGGCGTCACGCCGGAATATCCCCAGGGTACCTATCACTATGTGA